In Cucurbita pepo subsp. pepo cultivar mu-cu-16 chromosome LG10, ASM280686v2, whole genome shotgun sequence, the DNA window ATCTACTTCAACTAACGTGGACGATGATAAACCTGTGACGAAAAGGCGAGGGAGGAAGCCAAAGAAGAAGGATAACAGTATGGAGCTTCAGTTAAGTGAATCTGAAGTTAGTGATGACGAAAATTCCTCTCTCATTGTTAACGATGTTGATGAGAGTGACGAGGAATTAGATTTCGGTACTGATGAGGGAGATGATGTTAGTATCACGTACGGTTGGCCTCCTCTTGTTTGTTGCTTTGGAGCTGCACAACATGCTTTTGTGCCTTCAGGAAGGCCAGCAAATAGACTTCTCGATTATGAAATTCATGACAGAATGAAAGATGCATTATGGGCCCCGGAAAAGTTCGTTCGGGCACCTGGGGGGTCTGCAGGAACTGTAGCAATTGCCCTTTCAAGCTTAGGTGGAAAAGTTGCTTTTATGGGAAAACTTGGGGATGATGACTATGGTCGGGCAATGTTGTATTATATGAATGTGAACAATGTCCAGACTCGATCAGTTCGAGTTGATAGTAAGCGGGGAACAGCTACGTCACAGATGAAAATTGGCAAGCGGGGTCGCTTGAAAATGACTTGCATCAAACCTAGTGCAGAGGATTCGTTGTCAAAGTCGGAGATTAACATAGATGTGTTAAAGGAGGTAAAAGATACAAAATTTACCGTATTGAAAGGATTACACTAACCTGAATTCCATTCCTTTTTTCCATGAAAAACCTGTGGGCTCTGTGCATATTATATATTGAACCTTTTAATTTAGTAGCTGTAGAGCATAGTCTGCAATATTCTATCTCAGGATTCTGGTCAATATTCTGATATTGTTCATGTAGAATATATTCCTCTTTTATGTTCGAATCTATGGTTTTGGAGAGCGTTAAAATTTAGTCCCTTCGGGAACTATTTATGAGTAATAAAGCATATGGACTAAATTCTAACTTTCTCCATATGTAGGACGAATTTTTTCGTAAATTAATCGATATTACTTATTGTCTCTGGAGgttgattataaacttataTGTTCTACCTTACCTTTCACATCCTGTTTTGCAGGCTAAAATGTTTTACTTCGGTACACATTCCCTCCTGGATCAGAGTATGAGATCAACTACAATGAAAGCTATTAAAATCTCCAGAAAGTTGGGAGgagttattttttatgacTTGAACCTTCCGTTACCGCTCTGGAACTGTCGTgatgaaacaaaaaagttcATTGAACGAGTCTGGAATCTTGCAGATATTATTGAGGTCACGAAGCAAGAGCTCGAGTTCCTTTGCGGGATCGAGCCATCAGAGGAATTCGACACCAGAAACAACGATAGTTCGAAATTTATCCACTATGAACCAGAAGTTATTAAGCCACTTTGGCATGAGAATCTCAAGGTCTTGTTTGTTACTAATGGTACTTCTAAAGTACACTACTATACAGAGGAGCATGATGGTGCTATTCTTGGAATGGAGGATGCCCCAGTTACCCCTTTCACTTCTGATATGTCAGCATCTGGAGATGGTATTGTTGCAGGTAAACAttcttatatatttctttattttttgtttaaaagcGAATCAATGTAACTGTAACGATCCTAATTTCCCTCATATGCATGATGTGATCTTTTTATGCGGAAACATTCATATTATACTCttatgttacaaatggtatcagagtcatgcaccgggtggtgtgccagtgaggattgtaatagtccaaacccaccgctagctgatattataaaacgtgtttactagaaagaggtttccacgctcttataaaaaatgttttgtttccctctctaactaatgtgggatcctccaatccaccctccttcgaggaCCAGCATTCTagctggcacaccgttcgCTGTCTGgctctggctctgataccattgtaacagccaaagccccccgctagtagatattgttatctttggacttcctctcaaagtttttaaaacgcgtatgctagggagaggtttccac includes these proteins:
- the LOC111803403 gene encoding fructokinase-like 2, chloroplastic, which codes for MFTASTFSQLLFIPRCESSLSFHCYPYLRLNQHQDLKLHNKWAVKAISKRKVSDSLAQDGLNDQEIAKKKSPRTPRSTTKRTRKKASEDAPNRNDELLSSVNETEVEENVVNASIEDSKTASRMSRSKAASTSTNVDDDKPVTKRRGRKPKKKDNSMELQLSESEVSDDENSSLIVNDVDESDEELDFGTDEGDDVSITYGWPPLVCCFGAAQHAFVPSGRPANRLLDYEIHDRMKDALWAPEKFVRAPGGSAGTVAIALSSLGGKVAFMGKLGDDDYGRAMLYYMNVNNVQTRSVRVDSKRGTATSQMKIGKRGRLKMTCIKPSAEDSLSKSEINIDVLKEAKMFYFGTHSLLDQSMRSTTMKAIKISRKLGGVIFYDLNLPLPLWNCRDETKKFIERVWNLADIIEVTKQELEFLCGIEPSEEFDTRNNDSSKFIHYEPEVIKPLWHENLKVLFVTNGTSKVHYYTEEHDGAILGMEDAPVTPFTSDMSASGDGIVAALMRMLSVQPHLVTDKGYLEHSIKYAINCGVIDQWLLGRTRGYPPEDDDTEEVTADENGIRSITEVEYRTVATVS